A region of Salinibacter sp. 10B DNA encodes the following proteins:
- a CDS encoding SDR family oxidoreductase, giving the protein MSTNIEGKVVIITGASSGLGEAAARHLAAKGASVALAARRTERIEALAEEITEKGGEALAVTTDVTEREQVQALVDHAVEAFGRVDVMLNNAGLMPLSPLDRLNVDEWDQMIDVNVKGVLYGIAAVLPYMEEQASGHIINVASVAGHVVSPGSAVYSATKHAVRALSEGLRQEVKDYGLRTTIISPGAVDTELPDTISEDDVAESVHGLYDAHAVPADSFARAVAFAIEQPEAVDVNEILYRPTSQEL; this is encoded by the coding sequence ATGAGCACGAACATCGAAGGAAAGGTCGTTATCATCACCGGTGCCAGTAGCGGACTGGGAGAGGCCGCTGCGCGCCACTTGGCCGCCAAGGGCGCGAGCGTTGCGCTTGCGGCACGGCGGACCGAACGCATCGAGGCGCTGGCCGAGGAGATCACCGAAAAGGGCGGGGAGGCACTTGCCGTCACCACCGACGTGACCGAGCGCGAGCAGGTCCAGGCCCTCGTCGACCATGCAGTTGAGGCCTTCGGTCGTGTCGACGTGATGCTCAACAACGCCGGTCTCATGCCGCTCTCGCCGCTCGATCGCCTCAACGTCGACGAGTGGGACCAGATGATCGACGTGAACGTCAAGGGCGTTCTCTACGGCATTGCCGCGGTGCTTCCGTACATGGAGGAGCAGGCGTCCGGGCACATCATCAACGTGGCCTCCGTGGCCGGGCACGTGGTCTCGCCCGGGAGCGCCGTCTATTCGGCCACAAAGCACGCCGTGCGCGCTCTCTCCGAAGGGCTTCGCCAGGAGGTGAAGGACTACGGCCTTCGCACGACGATCATCTCGCCCGGCGCTGTCGACACGGAGCTTCCGGACACGATCTCTGAAGATGACGTGGCCGAGAGCGTCCACGGGCTCTACGATGCGCACGCCGTCCCCGCGGACTCGTTCGCGCGGGCCGTGGCCTTTGCGATCGAGCAGCCGGAAGCAGTGGACGTGAATGAGATCCTCTACCGGCCGACGAGCCAGGAACTTTAG
- a CDS encoding AraC family transcriptional regulator — MNSTHDSTPASHQTTDPEKQKAEANRTELTERITRALPEDGRMEPMDGLFLNRSSTTNEPLHAVVAQPCFCVIAQGEKEIHLGEHRYQYDPYKYLLVTAELPLTGQVLDASEEAPYLSLRLDLDPSLVSSVMVEAGHTAPPDGSDVRALDVNPLSDSLLDAAVRLVRLLEEPEDAPVLKPMITREIIYRLLQGEQGERLRHIAVLNGQEHRIAEAVRRLRQDFDQSIQVEDLAAEFGMSQSSFYQHFKDFTGMSPLQFQKQIRLQEARRLMLGEDLNASTAGYRVGYDNPSHFSREYKREFGRPPMQEVERIKETKTVPIE; from the coding sequence ATGAATTCGACACACGACTCGACGCCCGCGTCCCACCAGACCACAGATCCGGAGAAACAGAAAGCAGAAGCCAACCGGACGGAGCTCACAGAGCGCATCACGCGAGCCCTTCCCGAGGATGGGCGGATGGAACCGATGGACGGTCTCTTCCTCAACCGCTCCTCCACGACCAACGAGCCCCTCCACGCCGTGGTGGCCCAGCCGTGCTTCTGCGTCATCGCCCAGGGAGAGAAGGAGATTCACCTCGGCGAGCACCGCTATCAGTACGACCCGTACAAGTACCTGCTGGTGACGGCCGAGTTGCCCCTCACCGGACAAGTACTCGATGCCTCCGAGGAAGCGCCCTACCTGAGTCTGCGCCTCGACCTCGATCCCTCCCTCGTGAGCTCGGTCATGGTGGAAGCCGGACACACGGCCCCGCCGGACGGATCCGACGTGCGGGCCCTTGACGTGAACCCCTTGAGTGACTCTCTTCTCGACGCCGCCGTCCGCCTCGTTCGCCTTCTAGAAGAACCAGAAGACGCCCCAGTCCTCAAACCGATGATCACCCGAGAAATCATCTACCGGCTGCTCCAGGGGGAGCAGGGCGAGCGGCTGCGGCACATCGCCGTGCTGAACGGGCAGGAGCACCGCATTGCCGAAGCCGTTCGGCGCCTCCGGCAAGACTTCGACCAGTCGATCCAGGTCGAAGATCTCGCGGCGGAGTTCGGCATGAGCCAGTCGAGCTTCTACCAGCACTTCAAGGACTTCACCGGGATGAGCCCTCTCCAATTCCAGAAGCAGATTCGCCTCCAGGAGGCACGCCGATTGATGTTGGGGGAAGACCTGAACGCCTCGACGGCCGGGTACCGGGTGGGCTACGACAACCCCTCCCACTTCAGCCGGGAATACAAGCGCGAGTTCGGCCGCCCGCCGATGCAGGAAGTGGAGCGGATCAAAGAAACGAAGACGGTCCCAATCGAATGA
- a CDS encoding histidine kinase, which yields MTDPSTQQISPSPAVEGGRTGRRLWIETGVVVAFWACVFLLTIGERATGPHAPSSWWSLGLVHTAFENILWLFATPGFFWLTHRFNLERETWLWSIPLHLGVVFVAAVAIDYTSHILFPVFSQPYTLARSLSGFGFIEEFSIAMVVVIAGVARAYILRFQERRDAALRYKAEAGALQAQLSDARLEALRMQINPHFLFNTLHSISTLAGRDPKGVQRMIARLSSLLRRVLEGEATQEVPLEKELSFIRDYLEIQCIRFEGRLEVSEDIEAGLQDALVPDLILQPLVENAIKHGSDDAPLHITLRARRGPENGQLVLDVCDNGPGIDADDVEPSAQDGGVGLANIRKRLDSLYGPDATLDLSNASDGGLVATIRLPYHTAAELRAEAP from the coding sequence GTGACTGACCCATCAACACAACAAATTTCCCCTTCGCCTGCAGTTGAAGGCGGGCGCACCGGCCGACGACTGTGGATCGAGACCGGCGTGGTCGTCGCGTTCTGGGCCTGCGTGTTTCTCTTGACCATCGGGGAGCGGGCGACCGGCCCCCACGCGCCCTCGTCCTGGTGGTCTCTGGGACTGGTCCACACGGCGTTCGAGAATATACTCTGGCTTTTCGCGACCCCGGGATTCTTCTGGCTCACGCACCGCTTCAATCTTGAACGGGAGACGTGGCTGTGGTCTATCCCGTTGCATCTCGGGGTGGTGTTCGTGGCGGCGGTTGCGATTGACTACACAAGTCACATTCTCTTTCCTGTTTTTTCCCAGCCCTACACGCTCGCACGCAGCCTGTCGGGGTTCGGCTTCATCGAAGAGTTCAGCATTGCTATGGTCGTCGTCATTGCCGGAGTGGCACGGGCCTACATCCTCCGGTTTCAGGAGCGCAGGGATGCGGCCCTTCGTTACAAGGCAGAGGCCGGGGCGCTGCAGGCCCAGCTCTCCGATGCGCGGCTGGAAGCCCTCCGCATGCAGATCAATCCGCACTTTCTTTTCAACACGCTCCATAGCATCAGCACCCTCGCCGGACGGGATCCGAAGGGCGTCCAGCGCATGATCGCTCGACTGAGCTCCCTCCTCCGCCGTGTGCTCGAAGGAGAGGCCACGCAGGAGGTGCCCCTCGAAAAGGAGCTCTCGTTCATCCGGGATTACCTTGAGATCCAGTGCATTCGGTTCGAGGGTCGGTTGGAGGTCTCTGAGGATATCGAGGCCGGGCTCCAAGACGCGCTCGTCCCCGACCTGATTCTACAACCCCTCGTGGAAAATGCCATCAAACACGGGTCGGACGACGCCCCCCTCCACATCACCCTGCGGGCGCGGCGCGGTCCGGAGAATGGTCAGCTCGTGTTGGATGTCTGCGACAATGGGCCGGGGATCGACGCGGACGACGTGGAGCCCTCCGCACAGGACGGGGGCGTGGGGTTGGCTAACATCCGAAAACGACTGGACTCCCTCTACGGCCCGGACGCGACCCTCGACCTGTCGAATGCCTCCGACGGAGGCCTCGTAGCGACCATCCGGCTTCCCTACCATACAGCGGCCGAGCTTCGGGCCGAGGCTCCGTGA
- a CDS encoding cupin domain-containing protein, whose protein sequence is MNRLIAFIIPFAIFAAAPLAQAQDHEISDLDSRPTVMGPSDYFTGTAIIEPLFDPRGPTRAGAAKVMFAPGARSAWHSHPRGQRLVITSGHGWVQRRNAERRAVEAGDVVWTPEGVVHWHGATTSHSMSHIAIQEERDSSVVNWRDKVTDEEYQPE, encoded by the coding sequence ATGAACCGATTGATCGCATTCATCATCCCCTTCGCCATTTTCGCTGCGGCGCCTCTTGCGCAGGCGCAGGACCATGAGATTTCGGACCTCGACTCGCGTCCGACCGTCATGGGGCCGTCTGACTATTTCACCGGGACGGCCATTATCGAGCCGTTGTTCGACCCGCGCGGGCCGACGCGCGCAGGCGCCGCGAAGGTCATGTTTGCCCCCGGCGCACGCAGTGCGTGGCACAGCCATCCGCGTGGCCAGCGGCTGGTCATCACGTCCGGCCACGGCTGGGTCCAGCGGCGCAACGCAGAGCGACGGGCGGTCGAGGCGGGCGACGTCGTCTGGACCCCGGAGGGGGTGGTGCACTGGCACGGCGCGACCACAAGCCACTCCATGAGCCACATCGCCATCCAGGAAGAGCGGGACAGCTCCGTGGTCAACTGGAGGGACAAGGTCACGGACGAAGAGTATCAGCCCGAATAG
- a CDS encoding SDR family oxidoreductase: protein MSNIEGKVVIITGASSGIGEATAKRLADDGAKVVLGARREEKLEQIANEIEADGGTAAYQKLDVTVQEENDAIVELAKSTFGGVDAIFLNAGIMPTAPLSAMKTDEWHQTVDVNVKGVLNGVAAVLPTFTEQESGHVIATSSVAGLKAYPGNAVYGGSKWFVRNFMEVLRMESAQEGTNIRTATIYPAAVNTELLNSISHEGSAEAMEGLYEQHGISPERIANVVAFAIDQPDDTNVNEFTVGPTTQPW, encoded by the coding sequence ATGAGCAACATTGAAGGAAAGGTCGTTATCATCACCGGCGCGTCCTCGGGCATTGGGGAGGCGACCGCGAAGCGGCTTGCGGACGACGGCGCCAAGGTCGTCTTGGGCGCACGCCGCGAGGAGAAGCTGGAGCAGATTGCCAATGAGATCGAGGCGGACGGGGGAACGGCCGCCTACCAGAAGCTGGACGTTACTGTCCAAGAAGAGAACGACGCGATCGTCGAGTTGGCCAAGAGCACGTTCGGCGGCGTCGACGCCATCTTCCTGAACGCCGGCATCATGCCAACCGCCCCGCTTTCGGCGATGAAGACGGACGAGTGGCACCAGACGGTCGACGTGAACGTCAAGGGCGTTCTGAACGGGGTCGCCGCTGTGCTGCCAACCTTCACCGAGCAGGAGTCCGGCCACGTCATCGCGACCTCGTCGGTGGCTGGGCTGAAGGCCTATCCGGGCAATGCGGTGTATGGCGGATCGAAGTGGTTCGTGCGCAACTTCATGGAGGTTCTGCGCATGGAGTCGGCCCAGGAAGGGACGAACATCCGCACGGCGACGATCTATCCGGCGGCGGTGAACACCGAGCTTCTGAATTCGATCAGCCACGAAGGCTCGGCGGAGGCGATGGAAGGCCTGTACGAGCAGCACGGCATCTCACCCGAGCGGATCGCGAACGTCGTGGCCTTTGCGATCGACCAGCCCGACGACACGAACGTGAACGAATTTACGGTCGGGCCCACCACGCAGCCGTGGTAA
- a CDS encoding AraC family transcriptional regulator — translation MNDSTDSPRGHNESVNQIDKREELQMQAHRAELVDRISRAVPEDDRVEVLDGLTLHRRSQATEPLHNVAQPALCVMAQGAKVVQLGDNHYRYDPYHYLLITSKLPMAGEIVEASEEEPYLCMILSLDADLVSSVMVEGGYGAPAEGDSVRALDISPLGPRLLDAAVRLVRLLDHPEEVDVLKPLILREIVFRLLQGEQGHRLRHFAMMEGGDHRIAQAIQRFHQDFDQSIKIERLAEEVGMSESSFYQHFKAVTGMTPLKFQKQLRLQEARRLMLSEDLNASTAGYRVGYNDVPHFSREYKRLFGDPPKRDVEQLQQTTG, via the coding sequence ATGAATGACTCAACAGATTCGCCCCGCGGCCATAATGAAAGTGTCAATCAGATCGACAAGCGCGAGGAGTTGCAGATGCAGGCCCACCGGGCCGAACTCGTCGACCGCATCTCCCGGGCCGTGCCTGAAGACGACAGGGTTGAGGTGCTTGACGGCCTTACCCTTCACCGCCGCTCCCAGGCCACCGAGCCGCTCCACAACGTTGCCCAACCGGCGCTCTGCGTGATGGCGCAGGGGGCCAAGGTGGTCCAGTTGGGCGACAATCACTACCGGTACGACCCCTACCACTATCTTCTGATCACCTCGAAATTGCCGATGGCGGGCGAGATCGTCGAGGCGTCGGAAGAGGAGCCGTACCTGTGCATGATTCTCTCCCTCGACGCTGATCTCGTTAGCTCGGTGATGGTCGAGGGAGGCTACGGGGCCCCGGCAGAGGGCGACAGCGTGCGAGCACTCGACATTAGCCCGCTCGGACCGCGTCTCTTGGACGCCGCCGTGCGGCTCGTTCGGCTCCTGGACCATCCGGAAGAGGTGGACGTCTTGAAGCCGCTCATCCTGCGGGAGATCGTCTTCCGCCTCCTCCAGGGAGAGCAGGGCCACCGGCTTCGACACTTCGCTATGATGGAGGGAGGCGACCACCGCATTGCCCAGGCCATTCAGCGATTCCACCAGGACTTCGACCAGTCGATTAAGATCGAACGCCTGGCGGAAGAGGTTGGAATGAGTGAGTCGAGCTTCTATCAGCACTTCAAGGCCGTCACTGGCATGACGCCCCTGAAATTCCAGAAGCAGCTCCGCCTTCAGGAGGCGCGCCGGCTGATGCTCAGCGAAGACCTGAACGCCTCCACGGCGGGCTACCGTGTTGGCTACAATGACGTTCCGCACTTCAGTCGGGAATACAAACGTCTCTTTGGCGATCCGCCGAAGCGCGACGTTGAACAGTTGCAACAGACCACAGGGTAA
- a CDS encoding DEAD/DEAH box helicase family protein, protein MSRSRHIPEAVRRRVEYFDGQTCEECGRPIDGEKLLRHLDHREAFSEGGEHAVFNLDPLCHECNQAKGAGDTARTEQMTARHERQDNDIRLYFQETDAKIVGNNQLRVPQEEGYVALRDYFAEERPTSLPAIVTLPTGCGKSGLIACAPFGIADGRVLVVAPNLTIKDGLTEGTLSGTGNFYHFCDILPESVRLPRVVALERGRVNEEDCRRADVIVTNVQQMQGWLPLFPSDFFDLIIVDEAHHAPADSWQNVNAAFPDAKKIYLTATPFRSDEKPIRAEPVYSYRLADAIAAGYVKNIVRVDAVASEMTFTVEGKEQSYTREEIMDLREETWFSRGVALSDVCNETIVDRSVQLLQAKNRRGTERHQILGAACSIRHAEQVAALYRGRGVEAAFVASEGMTEEERERRLRAYEHGDIDAMVHVGILGEGYDNKNISIAALFRPFRSVAPYTQFVGRALRALPNGNDTDNLAHVVAHAGLNQEAHWQYFKNETEEAQVLADLDAWAAAQNEETTAADDRKSSSEPRGSNDPAEVTREEIEGFDVDAYLPVEGEDAKEAKEHLQDVENALDALKEKGLDVPDADAFRQEIAALNQPLGDEELPPPPNRPARERHAYRKILDHAVRRAAGTILHRLDIPEGTDLVDVVGKGEEQSNIEVVIRMLNRRVNATVDCDDDTKGRNEWPLAVLKEAKANVSDVRDSVLADIAAATEYDDSTAPETSPERSREPDDSADEDWDDVEWGNPFNG, encoded by the coding sequence ATGTCCCGCAGCCGCCACATCCCTGAGGCCGTCCGCCGCCGCGTTGAGTACTTCGACGGGCAGACGTGCGAGGAGTGCGGCCGTCCGATTGATGGGGAGAAACTGCTCCGCCACCTCGATCATAGAGAAGCATTTTCCGAGGGCGGCGAGCACGCCGTCTTCAACCTCGATCCGCTCTGCCACGAGTGCAATCAGGCGAAGGGGGCCGGCGACACCGCCCGCACCGAGCAGATGACGGCACGGCATGAGCGGCAGGACAACGACATCCGCCTCTACTTTCAGGAGACCGACGCGAAAATCGTCGGCAATAACCAGCTGCGCGTACCGCAGGAGGAAGGCTACGTGGCGCTGCGCGATTATTTTGCGGAAGAGCGCCCAACCTCACTGCCCGCCATCGTCACGCTGCCCACCGGCTGCGGAAAGTCCGGTCTCATCGCATGTGCCCCGTTCGGCATCGCGGACGGGCGCGTGCTGGTCGTGGCACCCAACCTCACGATCAAGGACGGGCTGACCGAAGGTACCCTCAGCGGCACTGGCAACTTCTACCACTTTTGCGACATTCTGCCGGAATCGGTCCGCCTGCCCCGCGTGGTGGCGCTGGAGCGGGGCCGCGTGAACGAAGAGGACTGCCGCCGAGCCGACGTGATCGTGACGAACGTGCAGCAGATGCAGGGCTGGCTCCCTCTCTTCCCGTCCGACTTCTTCGACCTCATCATCGTAGACGAGGCGCACCACGCCCCTGCCGACTCGTGGCAGAACGTGAACGCGGCCTTTCCCGACGCGAAGAAGATTTACCTGACGGCCACGCCCTTCCGGAGCGACGAAAAGCCGATCCGCGCCGAGCCCGTCTACAGCTACCGCCTCGCCGACGCCATCGCGGCTGGATACGTCAAAAACATCGTCCGCGTCGACGCCGTGGCTTCGGAGATGACGTTCACGGTGGAGGGCAAGGAACAGTCCTACACCCGCGAGGAGATCATGGACCTTCGGGAGGAAACGTGGTTCTCGCGGGGCGTGGCGTTGTCGGACGTGTGCAATGAGACGATCGTGGACCGTAGCGTGCAGCTTCTGCAGGCCAAAAATCGGCGCGGGACCGAGCGGCACCAGATTCTGGGCGCCGCCTGTTCGATCCGGCACGCCGAGCAGGTGGCGGCCCTCTACCGGGGGCGCGGCGTCGAGGCGGCGTTCGTGGCGAGCGAGGGCATGACGGAGGAGGAGCGGGAGCGGCGCCTCCGCGCCTACGAGCACGGCGACATCGACGCGATGGTGCACGTCGGCATCCTGGGCGAGGGGTACGACAATAAAAACATCTCCATCGCCGCCCTCTTCCGCCCCTTCCGCTCCGTGGCCCCCTACACCCAGTTTGTGGGCCGGGCCCTCCGCGCGCTTCCCAACGGCAACGACACCGATAACCTCGCGCACGTCGTGGCGCACGCCGGACTCAATCAGGAGGCGCATTGGCAGTACTTCAAAAATGAGACCGAGGAGGCGCAGGTGCTGGCCGACCTCGATGCGTGGGCCGCCGCTCAGAACGAGGAAACGACTGCCGCCGACGATCGCAAATCATCGTCAGAGCCCCGTGGATCCAACGATCCGGCGGAGGTGACGCGCGAGGAGATCGAGGGGTTCGACGTGGACGCGTACCTGCCGGTGGAGGGCGAGGACGCAAAGGAGGCGAAGGAGCACCTCCAGGACGTAGAAAACGCGCTCGATGCGCTCAAGGAGAAGGGTCTCGACGTCCCGGACGCCGACGCGTTCAGGCAGGAGATCGCGGCGCTCAATCAGCCGTTGGGGGACGAGGAATTGCCGCCTCCCCCCAACCGTCCGGCCCGCGAGCGGCACGCCTATCGGAAAATTCTGGATCACGCCGTTCGCCGCGCTGCGGGCACCATCCTGCACCGCCTCGACATTCCGGAGGGGACCGACCTCGTAGACGTCGTCGGGAAGGGCGAGGAGCAAAGCAACATCGAAGTCGTCATCCGCATGCTCAACCGTCGGGTGAACGCCACCGTCGACTGCGATGACGATACCAAAGGACGCAACGAGTGGCCGCTCGCGGTGCTGAAAGAAGCAAAGGCGAACGTTAGCGACGTGCGGGATTCGGTGCTCGCGGACATCGCCGCGGCAACGGAGTACGATGACTCTACCGCCCCGGAGACCTCTCCCGAGCGTTCCCGTGAGCCCGACGATTCAGCCGACGAGGACTGGGACGACGTCGAGTGGGGCAATCCGTTTAACGGATAG
- a CDS encoding carboxypeptidase-like regulatory domain-containing protein gives MSFGFVLTILLSVFVGVGPVAAVPVGTDTSDAPRGALTGRVVDQTTKQPLPGANVYIERLDRGTATRNDGRFTLDGLPTGTYTVRVSMVGYETVVRGPVPVTNGRPHQLSVTLQPTVVQTDGVEVTANYYETAADAPTSLRTLGTEEIRRAPGAAVGNDRRDHFAWGTVTSYVEVQNVTGRRNVATRLYDADTHSVEDVTHWGRFFVGGVKVEL, from the coding sequence ATGTCCTTCGGTTTCGTTCTGACGATCCTCCTGAGTGTGTTCGTCGGCGTCGGCCCGGTTGCGGCCGTTCCCGTGGGGACGGACACGTCGGACGCTCCGCGCGGCGCCCTCACGGGACGGGTGGTGGACCAGACCACCAAGCAACCCCTTCCCGGCGCCAACGTCTACATTGAACGTCTGGATCGAGGCACCGCGACCCGCAACGACGGCCGGTTCACTCTCGACGGTCTCCCGACCGGAACCTACACCGTACGGGTATCGATGGTGGGATACGAGACCGTCGTCCGCGGACCGGTGCCCGTGACTAACGGGCGGCCCCATCAACTCTCCGTAACGCTCCAGCCCACGGTCGTCCAGACGGACGGAGTCGAGGTGACGGCTAATTACTACGAGACCGCCGCCGACGCCCCCACGTCTCTGCGCACGCTGGGGACCGAAGAGATTCGGCGGGCGCCCGGCGCGGCTGTGGGCAACGACCGCCGCGACCACTTCGCGTGGGGCACCGTCACCAGCTATGTCGAGGTGCAGAACGTAACCGGGCGCCGCAACGTCGCCACCCGGCTGTACGACGCCGACACGCACAGCGTGGAGGACGTGACGCACTGGGGCCGCTTCTTCGTCGGGGGCGTGAAGGTGGAGCTCTAA
- a CDS encoding 2TM domain-containing protein produces MCSFPHAPFHSSDAPRKGFLAHLVTYLTVNIGLLLINLLTTPDVIWAIWPLFGWGLGVLSHGLRLLANDTFPSVSPSGQTTSTDTPDWTRVEKRLQNLEAIAAEEDLEAPQSSSAASTRTGTAH; encoded by the coding sequence ATGTGCTCGTTTCCCCACGCCCCGTTCCACTCGTCAGACGCACCTCGAAAGGGCTTCCTGGCCCACCTCGTCACCTACCTCACGGTGAACATCGGACTTCTACTGATCAATCTGCTGACGACCCCCGACGTGATCTGGGCCATCTGGCCCCTGTTCGGGTGGGGCCTCGGCGTCCTTTCGCACGGCCTTCGTCTGTTGGCCAATGACACGTTCCCCTCGGTGTCGCCGTCCGGGCAGACGACCTCGACGGACACCCCCGACTGGACCCGCGTCGAGAAGCGGCTGCAAAACCTCGAAGCGATCGCGGCAGAGGAGGATCTGGAGGCCCCGCAGTCGTCGTCCGCCGCCTCCACGAGGACTGGAACCGCTCACTGA
- a CDS encoding nitrilase-related carbon-nitrogen hydrolase, translated as MQSFFDGRRFSRSFLCLILAVPLLFVATGQRIVPVAAWIAPVLLLRFVRQQPVARGSALVAVVATGVVSVTWADMVPFSGASFYAFTAGQGLLFALPYLADRFLASRLSGLWATLVFPAAAVTVEYAASFGPFGTWGSAAYTQQNLALLQLTSVTGIWGITFLLHWTASVGNAVWEEGIASPSVQWATGLWGSLVAATLLFGGARLAWTAPAQTVPVATVVGQHDTRSFWAIRRQAQSRATVRDSAHAVQRDYLRRARRAARIGADLVTWPESAVPVPLEDTSAFLDRARTLAADHEVYLAMGVNVFPRSGSDRRLRNKVVWIGPDGTVRAEGLKTHLVPGEPGRAGTGTLPIVSAAGTWSSVVCFDLDFPSLIRQAGRKDVDLLVAPSNDWSAVAERHAHMARIRAIENGTALLRPTSNGLTLATGPWGRTHARANHFTTKEHVQMAHLPAEGTSTVYAALGDIFAWGSGLGLILLAGGAYVRSGRCRGASPAAS; from the coding sequence ATGCAATCCTTCTTCGATGGACGCCGCTTCTCTCGTTCGTTCCTTTGTCTGATTCTTGCCGTCCCGCTCCTGTTCGTCGCAACCGGGCAGCGGATCGTTCCCGTGGCGGCGTGGATCGCACCTGTTCTCCTGCTCCGCTTCGTACGCCAACAACCGGTTGCCCGGGGCTCCGCGCTGGTGGCCGTGGTGGCGACCGGCGTCGTGTCCGTGACCTGGGCCGACATGGTGCCGTTCAGCGGCGCGTCGTTCTATGCTTTCACGGCGGGGCAAGGCCTTCTCTTCGCCCTTCCGTATCTTGCCGACCGTTTCCTGGCGTCTCGTCTGTCGGGCTTGTGGGCGACACTCGTCTTTCCGGCGGCCGCCGTGACGGTGGAGTACGCCGCCTCGTTCGGCCCTTTTGGGACCTGGGGGAGCGCGGCATACACCCAACAGAACTTGGCGCTCCTCCAACTGACGTCCGTCACTGGCATCTGGGGGATTACCTTCCTCCTGCACTGGACGGCCAGTGTGGGCAACGCGGTCTGGGAGGAGGGCATAGCGTCTCCGTCCGTGCAATGGGCGACCGGCCTGTGGGGCAGTCTGGTCGCCGCCACGCTCCTGTTCGGGGGCGCTCGACTCGCCTGGACTGCTCCCGCCCAAACCGTTCCTGTGGCGACGGTGGTGGGGCAGCACGATACCCGGTCCTTCTGGGCGATCCGTCGGCAGGCACAGAGTCGTGCGACTGTGCGGGACTCGGCGCATGCCGTGCAACGAGACTACCTGCGTCGGGCTCGGCGGGCGGCCCGGATCGGCGCTGACCTCGTCACGTGGCCCGAATCCGCTGTGCCAGTGCCCCTCGAAGACACGTCTGCCTTCTTGGATCGCGCCCGCACGCTGGCCGCCGACCACGAGGTGTACCTCGCGATGGGCGTCAACGTGTTTCCCCGATCTGGGTCGGACCGCCGGCTTCGAAACAAGGTCGTCTGGATTGGGCCGGACGGGACCGTACGGGCGGAAGGCCTCAAGACGCACCTCGTGCCGGGCGAGCCCGGGCGGGCCGGAACCGGCACGCTTCCGATCGTCTCGGCGGCAGGAACGTGGTCAAGCGTCGTGTGCTTTGATCTCGACTTCCCGTCCCTCATCCGGCAGGCCGGTCGGAAGGACGTGGACCTCCTCGTGGCGCCCTCCAACGACTGGTCGGCCGTTGCCGAGCGGCACGCGCACATGGCCCGCATTCGGGCGATCGAGAACGGCACCGCGCTTCTCCGCCCCACGTCCAATGGCCTCACCCTCGCGACCGGTCCGTGGGGGCGAACCCATGCCCGAGCGAACCACTTTACCACCAAGGAGCACGTGCAAATGGCGCACCTCCCCGCGGAGGGGACATCGACGGTGTACGCAGCCCTCGGGGACATCTTCGCCTGGGGCTCCGGGTTGGGGCTGATTTTGCTGGCCGGCGGCGCGTACGTGCGATCCGGACGGTGCCGAGGGGCGTCGCCCGCCGCCTCCTGA